One genomic segment of Pyruvatibacter mobilis includes these proteins:
- a CDS encoding Acg family FMN-binding oxidoreductase, whose amino-acid sequence MPQTRRRFLRIAGTSGLVLAATAIGGGAAFVATRRPDKALAPWETAGQAYDDPRLRALSYAILAPNPHNMQPWMVQLDGDDGFTLLYDLDRMLPETDPFNRQIVIGLGCFLEIMRMAAAAEGLRADIQLFPDGEPEPLLDGRPVARVRLMRDGDVAPDPLFAHLFDRRSTKEAFDTSRPVAREIFAQLEAVAGDGVAVGTLQHADEIAAMRELTWQAHMIEVETPRTYLESVEVMRFGKAEIEASPDGIDMGGPLLEALNHAGILTRKSLSNMTSSSYQQGVELYRRIIHSAMGYVFVSTQNNSRTEQIAAGRDWVRINLSAVQQGICVHPLSQALQEYKEMHAKLDDVHEMLGQRGRRVQMLARVGYGPAVSPSPRWDLKHKLIL is encoded by the coding sequence ATGCCACAGACACGCCGCAGATTTCTTCGTATCGCCGGAACCTCAGGGCTGGTGCTGGCTGCAACGGCCATCGGGGGCGGGGCTGCGTTTGTTGCGACCCGCCGTCCTGACAAAGCCCTGGCCCCGTGGGAGACCGCCGGCCAAGCCTATGACGATCCGCGGTTGCGGGCGCTTTCTTATGCGATTCTCGCCCCGAATCCCCACAACATGCAGCCGTGGATGGTGCAGTTGGACGGGGATGACGGCTTCACGCTGCTTTATGACCTGGACCGCATGCTGCCGGAGACAGATCCGTTCAACCGGCAGATCGTCATCGGGCTGGGGTGTTTTCTCGAGATCATGCGCATGGCTGCGGCGGCGGAGGGGCTGCGGGCCGACATCCAGCTGTTCCCGGACGGCGAGCCGGAACCGCTGCTGGACGGGCGGCCGGTCGCCAGAGTGCGTCTCATGCGGGATGGGGATGTGGCCCCTGATCCGCTCTTCGCCCATCTATTTGACCGGCGGTCAACCAAGGAAGCGTTCGATACGTCACGACCCGTTGCGCGGGAAATTTTCGCGCAATTGGAAGCGGTGGCCGGGGATGGGGTTGCTGTGGGAACCCTTCAGCACGCGGATGAAATTGCGGCCATGCGTGAGCTGACATGGCAGGCGCACATGATCGAAGTCGAGACTCCCCGCACTTATCTTGAGAGCGTGGAGGTGATGCGCTTCGGCAAGGCGGAGATTGAAGCGTCTCCCGATGGCATCGACATGGGTGGGCCGTTGCTCGAGGCACTCAACCATGCCGGGATTCTTACGCGTAAGAGCCTTTCGAATATGACCTCTAGTTCATACCAACAGGGGGTTGAGCTCTACCGGCGGATCATCCATTCGGCCATGGGGTATGTCTTCGTCAGTACCCAAAATAATTCGAGAACGGAACAAATCGCGGCCGGACGTGACTGGGTACGGATCAATCTTTCGGCAGTGCAGCAAGGGATTTGCGTGCATCCGCTCAGCCAGGCATTGCAGGAGTACAAAGAAATGCATGCCAAGCTGGATGATGTGCATGAAATGCTTGGCCAAAGGGGCAGGCGCGTGCAAATGTTAGCGCGCGTTGGCTACGGGCCCGCTGTTTCTCCCAGTCCACGCTGGGATCTGAAGCATAAGCTGATTTTATGA
- a CDS encoding MarR family winged helix-turn-helix transcriptional regulator, whose protein sequence is MSLQDTSHDISPSDDPDDPVLFTFFNEIGIIDQLARNAFERVLPRGMTVPQFAVLNHFVRLGGPRTPAQLASSFQVSRATMTNTLKRLSQAGYIVAERDPEDGRSKKIDITDEGRVMREQAIGGLGPLLMELSQRFDLASLANLIPVLQDVRSELDNSRELADEIATRYNI, encoded by the coding sequence ATGAGTTTGCAGGATACTTCCCACGACATAAGTCCGTCCGATGATCCGGACGATCCCGTTCTCTTCACCTTCTTCAACGAGATCGGCATCATCGACCAGCTCGCACGCAATGCGTTCGAGCGTGTGTTGCCGCGCGGCATGACGGTTCCGCAGTTCGCGGTGCTCAATCACTTCGTCCGTCTCGGCGGCCCGCGTACGCCGGCGCAGCTTGCAAGTTCCTTCCAGGTGAGCCGGGCGACGATGACCAATACGCTGAAGCGCTTGAGCCAGGCGGGCTACATCGTGGCGGAGCGTGACCCGGAAGACGGGCGGTCGAAAAAAATCGACATTACCGATGAAGGCCGCGTGATGCGGGAGCAGGCCATTGGCGGTCTTGGTCCGCTGCTGATGGAATTGTCCCAGCGGTTTGACCTTGCGTCTCTCGCCAACCTCATTCCGGTGTTGCAGGACGTGCGGTCGGAGCTGGACAACAGCCGCGAACTCGCTGACGAGATCGCCACCCGGTACAACATCTGA
- a CDS encoding NAD(P)(+) transhydrogenase (Re/Si-specific) subunit beta: protein MSANLAALAYLASGVLFIMALRGLSSPETSRQGNLFGMVGMAIAVGTTLIRQDITDPTVWTFIAVGVIIGGGIGAIIANRIAMTAMPQLVAAFHSLVGLAAVLVAWAAFMSPEAFGIGVAGNIKMASIIEMGLGVAIGAITFSGSVIAFAKLQGTMSGAPIILPGRHLINILLAAAIIGGVVWLCIDPANQTIEAFLIITALSFVIGFLLIIPIGGADMPVVVSMLNSYSGWAAAALGFTLENTALIITGALVGSSGAILSYIMCKGMNRSFISVILGGFGGETATASGEVETRPVKQGSADDAAFIMKNAGTVIIVPGYGMAVAQAQHALREMADMLKAEGVDVKYAIHPVAGRMPGHMNVLLAEANVPYDEVFELEDINSEFSQADVAFVIGANDVTNPSAKTDPASPIFGMPILDVEKAGTVLFIKRGMGSGYAGVENELFFRDNTMMLFSDAKKMVEEIVKGLG, encoded by the coding sequence ATGTCTGCAAACCTCGCAGCGCTCGCCTATCTTGCATCGGGCGTGCTTTTCATCATGGCGCTTCGCGGGCTTTCAAGCCCCGAAACGTCCCGCCAGGGTAACCTCTTCGGCATGGTCGGCATGGCCATTGCCGTGGGGACGACCCTCATCCGTCAGGACATCACCGATCCCACCGTGTGGACCTTCATCGCCGTGGGCGTGATCATCGGCGGCGGCATTGGTGCCATCATCGCCAACCGCATCGCCATGACGGCGATGCCGCAGCTGGTGGCCGCGTTCCACTCGCTGGTTGGTCTGGCCGCCGTGCTTGTCGCCTGGGCGGCTTTCATGTCGCCGGAAGCCTTCGGCATCGGTGTGGCCGGCAACATCAAGATGGCGTCGATCATCGAGATGGGGCTGGGTGTGGCCATTGGTGCCATCACCTTCTCGGGCTCGGTCATCGCCTTTGCCAAGCTGCAGGGCACGATGTCCGGTGCGCCGATCATCCTGCCGGGCCGTCACCTGATCAACATCCTGCTGGCTGCCGCCATTATTGGTGGTGTGGTGTGGCTGTGCATCGATCCGGCCAACCAGACGATCGAGGCCTTCCTGATCATCACGGCGCTCTCCTTCGTCATCGGTTTCCTGCTGATCATCCCGATCGGCGGGGCGGACATGCCGGTGGTGGTGTCGATGCTCAACTCGTATTCGGGCTGGGCCGCGGCGGCGCTGGGCTTCACGCTGGAGAACACCGCGCTGATCATCACCGGTGCGCTTGTTGGTTCGTCGGGTGCGATCCTGTCCTACATCATGTGTAAGGGCATGAACCGCTCCTTCATCTCGGTGATCCTTGGCGGCTTTGGCGGCGAGACGGCTACTGCTTCCGGCGAGGTCGAAACCCGTCCGGTGAAGCAGGGCTCGGCTGATGACGCTGCCTTCATCATGAAGAATGCCGGCACCGTCATCATCGTGCCGGGCTATGGCATGGCCGTGGCGCAGGCCCAGCACGCGCTGCGTGAAATGGCCGACATGCTGAAGGCCGAAGGTGTGGACGTGAAGTACGCGATCCACCCGGTGGCCGGCCGCATGCCGGGGCACATGAACGTGCTGCTGGCTGAAGCCAATGTGCCGTATGACGAAGTGTTCGAGCTTGAGGACATCAACTCGGAGTTCTCGCAGGCGGACGTTGCCTTCGTGATCGGCGCCAATGATGTGACCAACCCGTCCGCGAAGACGGATCCGGCCAGCCCGATTTTCGGGATGCCGATTCTCGACGTGGAAAAGGCGGGCACGGTGCTGTTCATCAAGCGCGGCATGGGTTCCGGCTATGCCGGTGTGGAGAACGAGTTGTTCTTCCGCGACAACACGATGATGCTGTTCTCGGACGCCAAGAAGATGGTGGAAGAGATTGTGAAGGGTCTCGGCTAA
- a CDS encoding propionyl-CoA synthetase: MSEYHETYEAWRRDPEGFWADQAKEISWDKEWDTVLDTSTYPNGQWFAGAMCNTAYNCLDRHVDGGRGDQPALIYDSPVTGSSKTYTYAELRDEVATLAAVLEDMGLSAGDRAIIYMPMIPEAAMAMLACARIGVIHSVVFGGFAAHELATRIDDAKPKAILLASCGIEPGRVVAYKPLVDEAIAQAGHKPDRCLVLQREMEQAEMTARDLDWAACIDTARTSLRKADCVSVKATDPLYILYTSGTTGQPKGVVRDNGGHMVALNWSMKAVYGVDAGDVFWAASDVGWVVGHSYIVYGPLLAGCTTVLYEGKPVGTPDAGAFWRMISDYDVRVLFTAPTAFRAIKQQDPDGDLVGKYDLSAFKMLFLAGERADPPTVQWAEDRLGVPVIDHWWQTETGWAIAANPAGLGLLPVKHGSPTVPMPGYDVHVLDDAGHEVASGETGSIAVKLPLPPGCLPTLWENDARFREAYLDEFPGYYKTADAGFRDEDGYLFIMARTDDIINVAGHRLSTGGMEEVLAAHKDVAECAVIGVADDLKGQLPLGFVVLKAGADRAADEIERECVALVRHEIGPVAAFKTVVVVKRLPKTRSGKILRGTMSKICDNEEWKMPATIDDPAILDEITAAVTERGYASGRNQ, encoded by the coding sequence ATGAGTGAGTATCACGAGACATATGAGGCATGGCGGCGTGACCCGGAGGGGTTCTGGGCGGACCAGGCGAAGGAGATTTCCTGGGACAAGGAATGGGACACAGTGCTGGACACGAGCACTTACCCGAACGGCCAGTGGTTCGCGGGTGCCATGTGCAACACCGCCTATAACTGCCTCGACCGCCATGTGGATGGCGGACGCGGGGACCAGCCCGCGCTGATCTATGACAGCCCCGTCACCGGCAGCAGCAAGACCTATACGTATGCGGAGCTTCGCGACGAAGTCGCTACCCTGGCGGCCGTGCTGGAGGACATGGGCCTTTCAGCGGGCGACCGGGCAATCATCTATATGCCGATGATCCCGGAAGCCGCGATGGCCATGCTGGCCTGTGCGCGGATCGGGGTCATTCATTCGGTGGTGTTTGGCGGTTTCGCGGCGCATGAACTGGCGACACGCATTGATGACGCAAAGCCGAAGGCCATTCTGCTTGCGTCCTGCGGCATCGAGCCCGGACGGGTAGTCGCCTACAAGCCTCTGGTTGATGAGGCCATCGCGCAGGCGGGGCACAAGCCGGACCGGTGTCTTGTTCTGCAGCGTGAGATGGAGCAGGCGGAGATGACGGCGCGGGACCTTGATTGGGCCGCCTGCATCGATACGGCCCGCACGTCCCTGCGCAAGGCGGATTGCGTATCCGTGAAGGCGACCGACCCGCTTTACATCCTCTATACGTCCGGGACGACCGGGCAGCCCAAGGGTGTCGTGCGCGACAATGGCGGTCACATGGTTGCGCTTAACTGGTCGATGAAGGCCGTTTATGGCGTGGATGCGGGCGATGTCTTCTGGGCGGCGTCTGATGTGGGCTGGGTCGTGGGCCATTCCTACATCGTTTACGGGCCGCTCCTGGCCGGGTGCACGACGGTTCTCTACGAAGGCAAGCCCGTGGGTACTCCCGACGCGGGTGCCTTCTGGCGGATGATTTCGGACTATGATGTGAGGGTGCTGTTCACTGCGCCGACCGCGTTCCGCGCGATCAAGCAGCAGGACCCGGACGGGGATCTTGTCGGCAAGTATGACCTGAGTGCGTTCAAGATGCTCTTCCTCGCCGGTGAGCGAGCGGACCCGCCCACTGTTCAGTGGGCGGAGGATAGACTCGGCGTGCCCGTCATCGACCACTGGTGGCAGACGGAAACGGGGTGGGCCATTGCTGCAAATCCGGCGGGGCTGGGCCTGCTGCCGGTCAAACATGGCTCCCCCACCGTGCCCATGCCTGGTTACGACGTGCATGTGCTGGACGATGCGGGGCATGAGGTTGCGTCGGGGGAGACGGGGTCCATTGCCGTCAAGCTGCCGCTGCCGCCGGGATGCCTGCCGACCCTTTGGGAAAATGATGCGCGGTTCCGCGAGGCCTATCTCGATGAGTTCCCCGGCTACTACAAGACGGCGGATGCGGGGTTCAGGGATGAAGACGGCTACCTGTTCATCATGGCGCGCACGGATGACATCATCAATGTGGCGGGTCACCGGCTGTCCACGGGCGGCATGGAAGAAGTGCTGGCCGCGCACAAGGATGTTGCCGAATGTGCGGTGATTGGTGTGGCCGACGATCTCAAGGGTCAGTTGCCGTTGGGCTTCGTGGTGCTGAAGGCCGGCGCTGACCGGGCCGCGGACGAAATCGAGCGGGAATGCGTGGCGCTGGTGCGGCATGAGATTGGCCCCGTGGCGGCGTTCAAGACGGTGGTGGTCGTCAAGCGGCTGCCGAAGACGCGCTCGGGCAAGATCCTGCGGGGGACCATGAGCAAGATCTGCGACAATGAAGAGTGGAAGATGCCGGCCACCATCGACGACCCGGCCATCCTCGATGAAATCACCGCGGCGGTGACTGAGCGGGGATATGCGTCAGGGCGAAATCAGTAG
- a CDS encoding GGDEF domain-containing protein, with protein MTGTRQIADTASIMGVPEAELTPKVRDALMTLMSEVDALRRELTTMKGRLEAVQQEADTDSLVPVLNRRAFVREMSRMISFSERYKTPASVVFIDLNNFKQVNDTYGHAAGDAVLEYVASTLVEHVRESDIVGRIGGDEFAVILAQANEEDAREKAERLMHLIADTPLEIMDKKIPVSVSPGAVAFEPGEDAATALARADEAMYQAKRRRKDSEGSS; from the coding sequence GTGACCGGTACACGCCAGATCGCTGATACGGCGTCCATCATGGGCGTCCCCGAGGCCGAATTGACGCCGAAGGTGCGCGACGCGCTGATGACGTTGATGTCGGAAGTGGACGCGCTGCGGCGGGAACTGACCACCATGAAGGGCCGCCTGGAAGCGGTGCAGCAGGAAGCCGATACGGATTCGCTGGTGCCGGTGCTCAACCGCCGTGCATTCGTGCGCGAGATGTCGCGGATGATCTCGTTCTCCGAACGCTACAAGACGCCTGCGAGCGTGGTGTTCATCGATCTCAACAATTTCAAGCAGGTGAATGACACCTACGGCCATGCGGCGGGGGATGCGGTGCTTGAATATGTGGCAAGCACGCTTGTCGAGCATGTTCGCGAATCCGACATTGTCGGCCGCATAGGCGGTGATGAATTCGCCGTGATCCTGGCGCAGGCCAATGAGGAAGATGCACGGGAGAAGGCCGAGCGGCTGATGCATCTCATCGCGGATACTCCGCTGGAGATCATGGACAAGAAGATCCCCGTTTCGGTGTCACCGGGGGCTGTGGCCTTTGAGCCCGGCGAGGATGCGGCGACCGCGCTGGCGCGCGCGGATGAGGCCATGTACCAGGCCAAGCGGCGGCGCAAGGACAGCGAAGGCTCCAGCTGA
- a CDS encoding NAD(P) transhydrogenase subunit alpha, translated as MGRRNHHRHAHLQGWAGGAPGTQGRSRVMEAAAIDPFIFRLSIFVLAIFVGYYVVWSVTPALHTPLMSVTNAVSSVIIVGALIAVAVDLGSSETAGMSRWLGLGGVVLASVNIFGGFLVTQRMLAMYKKKDRK; from the coding sequence CTGGGAAGACGAAATCATCACCGGCACGCTCATCTCCAAGGATGGGCAGGTGGTGCACCCGGCACTCAAGGAAGGAGCCGCGTAATGGAAGCCGCAGCTATCGATCCCTTTATCTTCCGGCTCTCGATTTTCGTGCTCGCGATTTTCGTCGGCTACTACGTTGTGTGGAGCGTGACGCCTGCCCTGCATACGCCGCTGATGTCGGTGACCAACGCCGTGTCGTCGGTGATCATCGTTGGTGCGCTCATCGCCGTGGCTGTCGATCTCGGCAGCAGCGAAACCGCCGGCATGTCGCGCTGGCTCGGACTTGGCGGTGTGGTGCTTGCGAGCGTCAACATCTTTGGCGGGTTCCTCGTCACCCAGCGCATGCTGGCCATGTACAAGAAAAAAGACCGGAAATAG
- the purE gene encoding 5-(carboxyamino)imidazole ribonucleotide mutase produces the protein MSDTTTENAPVVGIIMGSRSDWPTMTHAAEALDQLGVPYEAKVVSAHRTPQRLYDYAASAKSRGLKVIIAGAGGAAHLPGMAASMTPLPVLGVPVESAALKGQDSLLSIVQMPGGIPVGTLAIGKAGARNAGLLAAAILATSDDALAARLDAFRAAQTDGVPEAVED, from the coding sequence ATGAGCGACACCACCACTGAAAATGCCCCCGTCGTCGGCATCATCATGGGCAGCCGGTCCGACTGGCCGACCATGACCCATGCGGCCGAAGCACTGGATCAGCTCGGCGTTCCCTACGAGGCAAAGGTCGTGTCCGCGCACCGCACGCCCCAGCGGCTCTATGACTATGCCGCCAGCGCCAAATCGCGCGGCCTCAAGGTCATCATTGCCGGCGCAGGCGGGGCCGCACACCTGCCCGGCATGGCCGCCAGCATGACGCCGCTGCCGGTCTTGGGCGTGCCGGTGGAAAGCGCCGCCCTCAAGGGCCAGGATTCGCTGCTGTCGATCGTCCAGATGCCCGGCGGCATACCGGTCGGCACCCTGGCCATCGGCAAGGCCGGCGCCAGGAATGCGGGCCTGCTCGCGGCAGCCATTCTCGCAACGAGTGATGACGCCCTTGCCGCCCGGCTCGACGCCTTCCGCGCAGCCCAGACCGACGGCGTGCCCGAGGCAGTCGAAGACTGA
- a CDS encoding YdcH family protein, with amino-acid sequence MAEDTPDGTDTDEEGLRDKLARLRQQHRDLDAAIDALEMSGAADPLRIRRLKKMKLAIKDEIGFIEDQLVPDIIA; translated from the coding sequence ATGGCTGAGGATACTCCCGACGGCACTGACACGGATGAAGAAGGCCTGCGCGACAAGCTGGCCCGGCTGCGTCAGCAGCACCGCGATCTTGATGCCGCCATCGATGCCCTGGAAATGAGCGGGGCCGCAGACCCGCTGCGCATCCGCCGCCTGAAAAAGATGAAGCTCGCCATCAAGGACGAGATCGGCTTCATCGAGGACCAGCTCGTCCCCGACATCATCGCCTGA
- a CDS encoding 5-(carboxyamino)imidazole ribonucleotide synthase: protein MAPLPPGSTIGILGGGQLGRMLAMAGARLGLKSHIYCPDADSPAFQVADGHTIAAYEDQAALEAFAASVDAVTYEFENVPATTAEILARHKPLRPGARALAVSQDRLTEKTFMRDLGIATAPFADVASLEDLKAALSDIGTPSILKTRRFGYDGKGQTRIDTADDAAAAWQAVGETPSILEGFVDFEAEISVIVARDTDGHVAAYDPARNAHRNHILDTSTVPSGYDATVEAEARTLAEKIATELDYVGVMGVELFVTSTARKLVVNEIAPRVHNSGHWTTEACAVSQFEQHMRAVAGWPLASPARHSDAVMTNLIGDDVTDWLSLAREPQAGLHLYGKGDARPGRKMGHITRISPKA, encoded by the coding sequence ATGGCGCCCCTCCCCCCCGGCAGCACCATCGGCATTCTCGGCGGCGGCCAGCTCGGCCGCATGCTCGCCATGGCCGGCGCCCGCCTCGGCCTAAAAAGCCACATCTACTGCCCCGACGCAGACAGCCCGGCCTTCCAGGTCGCCGATGGCCACACCATCGCAGCCTATGAAGATCAAGCAGCGCTTGAAGCCTTTGCCGCATCGGTCGATGCCGTCACCTATGAATTCGAAAATGTCCCGGCCACAACGGCGGAGATCCTCGCCCGCCACAAGCCGCTGCGCCCCGGTGCCCGCGCTCTGGCCGTGTCTCAGGACCGTCTGACCGAAAAGACCTTCATGCGCGATCTCGGCATCGCCACGGCCCCCTTCGCGGATGTGGCATCGCTTGAGGACCTCAAAGCGGCGCTCTCGGACATCGGCACGCCCTCGATCCTCAAGACCCGCCGCTTCGGCTATGACGGCAAGGGTCAGACGCGCATCGACACGGCAGACGACGCAGCTGCCGCCTGGCAGGCCGTCGGCGAGACGCCCTCAATCCTCGAAGGCTTTGTCGATTTCGAAGCCGAGATCTCCGTCATCGTCGCCCGCGACACCGATGGGCATGTGGCGGCCTATGACCCGGCCCGCAACGCCCACCGCAACCACATCCTCGACACGTCCACCGTCCCGTCCGGCTATGACGCCACGGTGGAGGCTGAAGCCCGCACCCTGGCTGAGAAGATCGCTACAGAGCTCGATTATGTCGGCGTGATGGGGGTCGAGCTGTTCGTCACATCCACGGCCCGCAAGCTGGTGGTCAACGAGATCGCCCCGCGCGTCCACAATTCCGGTCACTGGACGACGGAAGCCTGTGCCGTGAGCCAGTTCGAACAGCACATGCGGGCAGTGGCAGGCTGGCCGCTGGCCTCACCGGCCCGGCACTCCGATGCCGTGATGACAAACCTCATCGGCGACGACGTGACCGACTGGCTATCCCTGGCGCGCGAGCCGCAGGCGGGCCTGCATCTCTACGGCAAGGGCGACGCGCGCCCCGGCCGCAAGATGGGTCATATCACCCGCATTTCCCCCAAGGCCTGA
- a CDS encoding COQ9 family protein, which yields MSKSAPRQQKARKPMSAEDHYEDVRAQILDAALPDVPFDGWTGKSMREAAKKAGVESGLARLALPGGTVDLVRYFIADGDRRMALELAKHDLPAMKVRERITFAVRTRLEVDEHNREALRRATAYLALPTSGTAAPRALYGTVDAIWRAAGDTSTDYNFYTKRLILSGVYTSTAAVWFGDDTDGFEKTWAFLDRRIEDVMQIEKVKGKAEKVLSALPSPLGLMARLRYPLGR from the coding sequence ATGTCCAAATCTGCCCCCCGCCAGCAGAAGGCCAGGAAACCCATGAGTGCCGAAGATCACTACGAAGACGTGCGTGCGCAGATTCTCGATGCCGCGCTGCCTGATGTGCCGTTTGACGGCTGGACCGGCAAAAGCATGCGCGAGGCTGCGAAGAAGGCCGGTGTCGAATCCGGGTTGGCGCGGCTGGCGCTGCCGGGAGGGACGGTGGATCTCGTCCGCTATTTCATTGCCGATGGTGACCGGCGCATGGCGCTGGAACTTGCCAAGCATGACCTGCCCGCGATGAAGGTGCGGGAGCGCATCACTTTCGCGGTGCGGACGCGGCTGGAAGTGGATGAGCACAACCGCGAGGCGCTTCGGCGGGCGACGGCATATCTGGCGCTGCCGACATCGGGCACCGCGGCACCGCGGGCGCTTTACGGCACGGTGGACGCCATCTGGCGGGCAGCGGGTGATACGTCCACGGATTACAATTTCTACACCAAGCGGCTCATTCTCTCGGGCGTCTACACGAGCACGGCCGCGGTTTGGTTCGGTGATGATACCGACGGCTTCGAGAAGACCTGGGCCTTTCTCGACCGGCGCATCGAAGATGTGATGCAGATCGAAAAGGTGAAGGGCAAGGCGGAGAAAGTCCTCAGCGCCTTGCCGTCACCTCTGGGTCTCATGGCGCGGCTGCGCTATCCGCTGGGCCGCTAG
- a CDS encoding sulfite exporter TauE/SafE family protein — protein MIEDPWFYAAAIPAVLIVGISKGGFAAGFGILGVPLMALVISPLQAAAILLPILLLMDVVGLWAYRRQFDMPNLRILVPAAAIGILIGWLTASLVREEHVALIVGIVALAFAADFWTGQKREGAPGRSIPKGGFWGMVAGFTSFVAHAGGPPFQVYMLPQRLDKTLYVGTSVVFFWAVNLIKVPPYLALGQFDTTNLTTALVLMPLAPIGIMLGVRLHHMIPEEPFYRLCYAGVTLVGIKLVYDAVSSMIAG, from the coding sequence ATGATCGAAGATCCCTGGTTCTACGCCGCCGCCATTCCTGCCGTGCTGATCGTCGGCATATCCAAGGGCGGGTTTGCAGCGGGATTCGGCATCCTGGGCGTGCCGCTCATGGCGTTGGTGATCTCGCCGCTTCAGGCAGCAGCGATCCTCCTGCCGATCCTGTTGCTGATGGATGTGGTGGGTCTCTGGGCCTATCGCCGCCAGTTCGACATGCCCAACCTCAGGATCCTCGTACCGGCCGCTGCCATCGGCATCCTGATCGGCTGGCTGACCGCGAGCCTGGTGCGCGAGGAGCACGTGGCGCTCATTGTCGGCATCGTCGCGCTGGCCTTCGCCGCGGATTTCTGGACCGGTCAGAAGCGTGAGGGGGCACCAGGGCGCTCGATCCCCAAGGGCGGCTTCTGGGGCATGGTGGCGGGCTTCACGAGCTTTGTAGCCCATGCGGGCGGGCCACCCTTCCAGGTCTACATGCTGCCGCAGCGGCTGGATAAAACCCTCTATGTGGGCACCAGCGTCGTTTTCTTCTGGGCGGTGAACCTCATCAAGGTGCCGCCATACCTGGCGCTGGGCCAGTTCGACACCACCAATCTCACAACGGCCCTCGTCCTGATGCCGCTGGCCCCCATCGGCATCATGCTCGGCGTGCGGCTCCACCACATGATCCCGGAAGAGCCCTTCTACCGGCTGTGCTATGCGGGTGTGACCCTCGTCGGCATCAAGCTCGTCTACGACGCAGTAAGCAGCATGATCGCCGGATAG
- the def gene encoding peptide deformylase yields the protein MSILKIARMGHPVLVQKAKAVDDPTRPEIRQLVADMVETMIDANGAGLAAPQVHVPLRVVVFQAPPERVPVEVEAQDGAAEEAFDHTAPLTVLINPEIEVLTEDRAYGWEGCLSVPGLRGLVPRPTHIRYTGLDLSGDRIEREARGFHARVTCHECDHLEGILYPQRMDNLQDLIFETEARHWGSARPSEAETA from the coding sequence ATGAGCATTCTCAAGATTGCCCGTATGGGTCACCCGGTGCTGGTGCAAAAGGCGAAGGCCGTGGACGATCCCACGAGGCCGGAAATCCGCCAGCTTGTGGCCGACATGGTGGAAACCATGATTGATGCCAATGGGGCCGGGCTCGCCGCACCGCAGGTGCATGTGCCGTTGCGGGTGGTGGTCTTTCAGGCGCCGCCTGAGCGGGTGCCGGTGGAGGTGGAGGCCCAAGACGGTGCTGCTGAGGAAGCCTTTGACCACACGGCTCCGCTGACGGTGCTGATCAATCCGGAGATCGAGGTTCTGACCGAGGACCGGGCCTATGGGTGGGAGGGGTGCCTGTCGGTGCCCGGACTGCGCGGATTGGTGCCGCGGCCGACCCATATCCGCTACACAGGTCTGGACCTCAGTGGCGACCGTATAGAAAGGGAGGCGCGCGGTTTTCATGCCCGCGTGACCTGCCATGAATGTGACCATCTGGAAGGAATTCTTTATCCCCAGCGGATGGATAATCTGCAGGACCTGATTTTCGAGACCGAGGCGCGCCATTGGGGCAGCGCCCGCCCGTCGGAAGCGGAGACTGCCTGA
- a CDS encoding YdcH family protein, which yields MSLEVHIHELHERHRQLEAEIDREILSPSGDDLAIAELKKRKLRLKEEIERLEADLTRAA from the coding sequence ATGTCACTTGAAGTCCATATCCACGAACTTCACGAGCGGCACCGGCAATTAGAGGCGGAAATCGATCGTGAGATCCTGAGCCCATCGGGTGATGATCTTGCCATCGCGGAACTGAAGAAGCGCAAACTGCGCCTCAAGGAAGAAATCGAACGGCTGGAAGCGGACCTGACCCGGGCCGCCTGA
- the rpsU gene encoding 30S ribosomal protein S21 — protein MQVLVRDNNVDQALRALKKKLQREGVFREMKLRNYYEKPSEKRAREKAEAVRRARKLARKRAQREGLLPKKGRKR, from the coding sequence GTGCAAGTACTGGTCCGCGACAACAATGTTGATCAAGCCCTCCGGGCGCTCAAGAAGAAGCTTCAGCGCGAAGGTGTCTTCCGCGAGATGAAGCTGCGGAACTACTACGAAAAGCCGTCTGAGAAGCGTGCCCGCGAGAAGGCCGAGGCCGTCCGCCGCGCCCGCAAGCTGGCTCGCAAGCGCGCTCAGCGCGAAGGCCTTCTGCCGAAGAAGGGCCGCAAGCGCTAA